The following proteins are co-located in the Silene latifolia isolate original U9 population chromosome 1, ASM4854445v1, whole genome shotgun sequence genome:
- the LOC141651088 gene encoding uncharacterized protein LOC141651088 has protein sequence MVVVDRFSKMSYFMACQKTEDAASVAELYLKEIVRLHGVPKAIVSDRDTKFMSYFWKTLWRLLKTKLLFSTSHHPEKDGQTEGTICFKRQIEKANEKYRKQSKVPQKKKEFMLGDLVWIHLRKERFSTKRKSKLMRRADGPFEVVERIGSNAYKVNLPGDYGVHDTFNVGDLSPYYDSEDEEATCLRRSPVQPGEAAAGAKDQASSDQEPGHSLSHNALITATTRPILEGNKYQYWPNH, from the exons ATGGTAGTTGTTGATAGATTCAGTAAAATGTCTTATTTTATGGCATGCCAGAAGACTGAGGATGCTGCCAGTGTTGCTGAGCTCTACTTGAAAGAGATTGTGAGACTACATGGAGTGCCAAAGGCCATAGTGTCTGACAGGGATACAAAATTCATGAGTTATTTCTGGAAAACCTTGTGGAGGCTCCTGAAAACCAAATTGTTGTTCAGTACTTCTCACCACCCTGAAAAAGATGGCCAGACTGAG GGCACCATCTGCT TCAAGAGGCAGATTGAGAAGGCCAATGAGAAATACAGGAAACAATCCAAGGTTCCTCAGAAAAAGAAAGAGTTCATGCTTGGGGATTTAGTCTGGATTCACCTAAGGAAGGAGAGGTTTTCAACAAAGAGAAAGAGTAAACTGATGCGaagagctgatggcccctttgaaGTTGTTGAGAGAATTGGCTCAAATGCTTACAAGGTTAATCTACCAGGTGACTATGGAGTGCATGATACATTCAATGTTGGAGATCTCAGTCCATATTATGATTCAGAGGATGAGGAGGCTACATGCTTGAGGagaagccctgttcaaccaggggaggCTGCAGCAGGAGCCAAGGACCAGGCCAGCTCTGATCAGGAGCCAGGCCATAGCCTAAGCCACAATGCTCTGATAACAGCCACTACCAGGCCCATTTTGGAGGGCAACAAGTACCAGTACTGGCCAAACCACTAG
- the LOC141651093 gene encoding putative expansin-A30: MGVLTRNNARNAMFVVVLPILIMILRSMVVDGYDTYTPVYEPPTWFSAHATFYGDETASETMGGACGYGNLYYNGYGTDTAALSTVIFNNGRSCGTCYQLKCVYSKWCYPNAPVIKVTATNLCPPNWYQSSDAGGWCNPPRQHFDLSKPSFMKFAEWTAGIVPVHYRRVACRPQGGLRFNLKGNPHWLLVFVMNVGGRGDVSQMWVKGCKTNWIYMTHNWGASFQAFSELEGQTLSFKIMNSAGQVVIAYNVIPQYWCSGGTYQTNVNFW, translated from the exons atggGCGTTTTGACGAGAAATAACGCTAGAAATGCCATGTTCGTTGTGGTTTTGCCGATATTAATTATGATATTGAGGTCCATGGTTGTGGATGGCTATGATACTTACACTCCTGTTTATGAACCTCCTACCTGGTTTTCTGCTCATGCTACCTTTTACGGGGACGAAACTGCCTCCGAAACCATGG GAGGGGCTTGTGGATACGGGAACTTGTACTACAATGGATATGGAACAGATACGGCAGCATTAAGCACAGTGATTTTCAACAATGGGAGATCATGTGGGACATGTTACCAATTGAAATGTGTTTATTCAAAGTGGTGTTACCCTAATGCACCAGTCATTAAGGTCACGGCTACAAACCTATGCCCTCCGAACTGGTACCAATCTTCGGATGCTGGCGGCTGGTGCAACCCACCTCGCCAGCATTTCGACTTGTCCAAGCCTAGTTTCATGAAATTTGCTGAATGGACCGCCGGCATTGTCCCTGTTCACTATAGAAG GGTGGCGTGCCGACCTCAAGGAGGATTAAGATTCAACTTGAAAGGAAATCCACATTGGTTATTAGTATTTGTGATGAACGTAGGAGGAAGAGGAGACGTATCACAAATGTGGGTAAAAGGATGTAAAACTAATTGGATATACATGACACATAATTGGGGAGCTTCTTTTCAAGCATTTTCGGAACTAGAAGGCCAAACTCTCTCCTTTAAAATCATGAATTCTGCTGGTCAAGTCGTTATTGCTTATAACGTTATTCCTCAATATTGGTGTAGTGGTGGTACTTACCAAACCAATGTCAATTTTTGGTAA